A genomic region of Methanobacterium sp. SMA-27 contains the following coding sequences:
- a CDS encoding DegT/DnrJ/EryC1/StrS aminotransferase family protein yields the protein MIPIAKPIITDDEIDEVVKVLRSGFIAQGPKVAEFEEKFAEYLGVKYAVAVSSGTTALHLALLAAGIGPNDEVITTPFTFAATGNSVLHVGAKPVFIDIDNRTYNLNPENIENAITDKTKAVMPVHLYGQPAEMDTIKQIAEEHDLIVIEDAAQAHGAVYKGKKAGSLGDMGCFSFYPTKNMTTSEGGIITTENEEMAEKARVLRSHGESERYTHVVLGYNFRMTDIAAAIGIVQLKKLDKFNEKRIANAKYLTERIDKINGITAPFVSADVKHVYHQYTIRVGKSRRNELMEFLNSRGIGTGIHYPKPIYKQKLYKELGFSASCPEAEAASSEVLSLPVHPSLEKNDLEKIVSVLNEASKQLNLF from the coding sequence ATGATACCAATTGCTAAACCAATTATAACCGATGATGAAATAGATGAAGTAGTAAAAGTATTAAGATCGGGATTCATTGCACAGGGTCCTAAAGTAGCAGAATTTGAAGAAAAATTTGCAGAATATCTGGGAGTAAAGTATGCTGTTGCAGTTAGTTCTGGAACAACTGCATTACATCTTGCACTTCTTGCTGCAGGTATTGGTCCGAATGATGAAGTAATAACAACCCCATTCACCTTTGCTGCAACAGGAAATTCTGTGTTACATGTGGGTGCAAAACCTGTTTTTATTGATATTGACAATAGAACTTATAATTTAAACCCAGAAAACATAGAAAATGCAATAACAGATAAAACTAAAGCTGTGATGCCTGTTCATCTCTATGGACAACCTGCAGAAATGGATACTATTAAACAAATTGCAGAAGAACATGATCTAATTGTTATTGAAGACGCAGCACAAGCCCATGGTGCTGTTTACAAAGGGAAAAAAGCAGGTTCTCTTGGAGATATGGGATGTTTCAGTTTTTATCCCACTAAAAATATGACAACCAGTGAAGGCGGAATCATAACTACAGAAAATGAAGAGATGGCTGAAAAAGCACGCGTATTAAGGTCACATGGTGAAAGTGAACGCTACACTCATGTTGTGTTAGGATATAACTTCAGAATGACCGATATTGCTGCTGCAATAGGAATTGTCCAACTTAAAAAGCTCGATAAGTTTAATGAGAAGAGAATAGCGAATGCAAAATACCTAACAGAACGAATTGATAAAATAAATGGTATTACTGCCCCATTTGTATCTGCTGATGTGAAACATGTCTACCATCAGTACACTATTAGAGTTGGAAAATCCAGAAGAAATGAATTAATGGAATTCTTAAATAGTAGAGGTATTGGAACAGGAATACATTATCCTAAGCCAATTTATAAACAGAAATTATATAAAGAACTTGGTTTCAGTGCATCATGTCCAGAAGCGGAGGCAGCATCATCAGAAGTTCTTTCCCTACCAGTTCACCCATCACTAGAAAAAAATGATTTGGAAAAAATAGTTTCTGTGCTCAATGAAGCATCAAAGCAACTTAACTTATTTTAA